In Sphingomonas sp. LT1P40, the following are encoded in one genomic region:
- the pstB gene encoding phosphate ABC transporter ATP-binding protein PstB: MQAKGVNVFYGEKQAIRDVSIDVDMDNVTAFIGPSGCGKSTFLRTLNRMNDTVASARVEGDITLDGEDIYGKAMDVVQLRARVGMVFQKPNPFPKSIYENVAYGPRIHGLARSKSDMDQIVERSLRRAGLWEEVKDRLPESGTALSGGQQQRLCIARAIAVDPEVILMDEPCSALDPIATAKIEELIHELRGRYAIVIVTHNMQQAARVSQRTAFFHLGTLVEYGETDQIFTAPRQERTKDYITGRYG, from the coding sequence ATGCAGGCCAAGGGCGTCAACGTCTTCTATGGCGAGAAGCAGGCGATCCGCGATGTCTCGATCGACGTCGACATGGACAATGTTACCGCGTTCATCGGCCCGTCGGGCTGTGGCAAATCGACGTTCCTGCGCACGCTCAACCGCATGAACGACACCGTCGCCAGCGCGCGGGTCGAGGGTGATATCACGCTCGATGGCGAAGACATTTATGGCAAGGCGATGGACGTGGTGCAGTTGCGCGCGCGCGTCGGCATGGTGTTTCAGAAACCGAACCCGTTCCCCAAATCGATCTACGAAAACGTCGCTTATGGCCCGCGCATCCACGGGCTGGCGCGGTCGAAGAGCGACATGGACCAGATCGTCGAGCGTTCGCTGCGGCGTGCCGGCCTGTGGGAAGAGGTCAAGGATCGCCTGCCGGAAAGCGGTACCGCATTGTCTGGCGGTCAGCAGCAGCGTCTATGCATCGCCCGCGCCATCGCGGTCGATCCCGAAGTGATCCTGATGGACGAACCCTGCTCCGCGCTCGACCCGATCGCCACCGCCAAGATCGAGGAACTGATTCACGAACTGCGCGGACGCTATGCGATCGTGATCGTCACGCACAATATGCAACAGGCCGCACGCGTCTCTCAGCGCACCGCCTTCTTCCACCTGGGCACGCTTGTGGAATATGGCGAGACCGACCAGATCTTTACCGCGCCGCGTCAGGAGCGGACCAAGGACTATATTACCGGCCGATACGGTTGA
- the pstA gene encoding phosphate ABC transporter permease PstA: MTEREPTDWKTSAMQRRIRSRYRAERRFRAIGLAAVVISASFLFFLLAVMLGNGAAGFMRTEVALPIDFKAAPLEVDRAQLSTRGADLALAGAGLQDRVATAATAAFGDKGEELIADNAWTAVRDAIKDDPNLLSQSEHIWVPASSDLDSAADGGSTPELRAEVQKLRERQAMRSGFNAGFLSGADSTDPTAVGIWGALKGSLLTMAITLLIAFPIGVFSAVYLEEYAPRNRWTDLIEVSINNLAAVPSIIFGLLGLAVFLGTFGLPRSAPLVGGLTLALMIMPVIVIAGRNAIKAVPPSIRDAALGVGASRIQVVFHHVLPLALPGILTGTIIGMARALGETAPLLLIGMRAFIVTPPGGVFDPATVLPVQIFLWSDEVSRGFIEKTSAAIIVLLVFLLAMNAVAIYLRNKFETRW; this comes from the coding sequence ATGACTGAGCGCGAACCCACCGACTGGAAAACCAGCGCGATGCAGCGTCGCATTCGCAGCCGTTATCGCGCCGAACGCCGGTTTCGCGCGATCGGGTTGGCGGCGGTGGTCATTTCGGCCTCCTTCCTGTTCTTCCTGCTCGCGGTGATGCTGGGCAACGGGGCCGCCGGGTTCATGCGCACCGAAGTCGCGCTCCCGATCGATTTCAAGGCGGCGCCGCTTGAGGTCGATCGCGCGCAACTGTCCACGCGCGGGGCCGATTTGGCACTCGCCGGGGCCGGATTGCAGGACCGTGTCGCAACTGCCGCGACCGCCGCGTTCGGGGACAAGGGCGAGGAACTGATTGCGGACAACGCATGGACCGCCGTGCGCGACGCGATCAAGGACGATCCCAATTTGCTCAGCCAGAGCGAACATATCTGGGTCCCCGCCTCCAGCGATCTCGACTCCGCGGCGGACGGCGGCAGCACACCGGAATTGCGCGCCGAGGTCCAGAAATTGCGCGAACGTCAGGCGATGCGCAGCGGCTTCAACGCCGGGTTCCTGAGCGGCGCGGATTCGACCGATCCGACCGCCGTCGGCATCTGGGGCGCGCTCAAGGGGTCGCTGCTGACGATGGCGATCACGCTGCTAATTGCCTTTCCGATCGGCGTATTCTCGGCCGTCTATCTCGAAGAATATGCCCCGCGTAACCGCTGGACCGACCTGATCGAGGTGTCGATCAACAACCTCGCTGCCGTCCCCTCGATCATCTTCGGCCTGCTCGGCCTGGCGGTGTTCCTCGGCACGTTCGGCCTGCCCCGTTCGGCGCCTCTGGTGGGTGGCCTCACGCTCGCGCTGATGATCATGCCCGTCATCGTCATCGCCGGGCGCAATGCGATCAAGGCGGTGCCGCCGTCGATCCGCGATGCAGCCCTGGGCGTCGGTGCCAGCCGCATCCAGGTCGTGTTCCACCACGTCCTGCCGCTCGCCCTTCCCGGTATCCTGACCGGCACGATCATCGGCATGGCGCGCGCGCTGGGCGAGACCGCACCGCTGCTGCTGATCGGCATGCGCGCGTTCATCGTTACCCCGCCCGGCGGCGTGTTCGATCCCGCGACCGTGCTGCCGGTCCAGATCTTCCTCTGGTCCGATGAAGTCAGCCGCGGCTTCATCGAAAAGACCAGCGCCGCGATCATCGTGCTATTGGTGTTCCTGCTGGCGATGAACGCCGTCGCCATCTATCTCCGCAACAAATTCGAGACCCGCTGGTGA
- a CDS encoding DoxX family protein, with protein MVRAASRWLLALIYLAAGVVHLAAPDVFLKVMPDWVMLPREMVLVTGICEIAGALGLVKRRFRWWAGMLLALYAVCVFPANIKHAMIDLESGTGLSIWYHGPRLLAQPLIVLWALWVGEVWPGRSRPATPRSDQA; from the coding sequence ATGGTTCGTGCCGCATCGCGCTGGCTGTTGGCGCTGATCTATCTCGCTGCGGGCGTGGTCCATCTGGCGGCGCCGGACGTCTTTCTCAAAGTGATGCCGGACTGGGTGATGTTGCCGCGCGAAATGGTGCTGGTTACGGGTATTTGCGAGATTGCAGGCGCGCTGGGGCTGGTGAAGCGGCGGTTCCGCTGGTGGGCGGGGATGTTGCTTGCGCTCTATGCGGTGTGCGTTTTCCCGGCGAACATCAAGCACGCGATGATCGATTTGGAGTCCGGTACGGGTCTGTCGATCTGGTATCACGGCCCACGCCTGCTGGCCCAGCCGCTGATCGTGCTATGGGCTTTGTGGGTGGGAGAGGTGTGGCCGGGGCGCAGCCGACCGGCCACGCCCCGATCCGATCAAGCGTAG
- the phoB gene encoding phosphate regulon transcriptional regulator PhoB — MSRVRMLLVEDDAALAELLIYNFKREDFEIRHTPDGEEALLLAKESPPDIVLLDWMVESLSGIEVCRRLRRMSETANVPIIMLTARGEEEDRVRGLETGADDYVTKPFSPRELVARVGAVLRRVRPALAGEALSYSDIEMDTVGHKVRRGGDVVPLGPTEFRLLKHFLEHPGWVFSRERLLDAVWGHDSDIESRTVDVHIRRLRKAINTGNRPDIIRTVRSAGYALDVGH; from the coding sequence ATGAGCCGGGTGCGCATGCTGCTGGTCGAGGATGACGCGGCGCTCGCCGAACTCCTCATCTATAATTTCAAGCGCGAGGATTTCGAGATCCGCCACACGCCGGATGGCGAAGAGGCGCTGTTGCTCGCCAAGGAATCACCGCCGGACATTGTCCTGCTCGACTGGATGGTCGAAAGCCTGTCCGGGATTGAGGTCTGCCGCCGCCTGCGCCGGATGAGCGAGACGGCGAACGTGCCGATCATCATGCTGACCGCGCGCGGCGAGGAAGAGGACCGCGTTCGCGGGCTTGAAACCGGTGCCGACGATTATGTCACCAAGCCGTTTTCCCCACGCGAACTCGTCGCCCGCGTCGGTGCGGTGCTGCGCCGCGTGCGTCCTGCTCTTGCGGGTGAAGCGCTGAGCTATTCCGACATTGAAATGGACACGGTCGGGCACAAGGTCCGCCGCGGCGGCGACGTCGTCCCGCTCGGCCCGACCGAATTCCGCCTGCTCAAGCATTTCCTGGAGCATCCCGGCTGGGTGTTCTCACGCGAGCGGTTGCTCGACGCGGTGTGGGGCCATGACAGCGACATCGAAAGCCGTACCGTCGACGTCCATATCCGGCGGCTGCGCAAGGCGATCAACACCGGCAACCGGCCCGATATCATCCGCACCGTTCGCTCGGCCGGATACGCGCTCGACGTCGGACACTGA
- the phoU gene encoding phosphate signaling complex protein PhoU → MATGHEHTVKAFDEDIKHLRALISQMGGLAEQAISDAMTALQRGDTSLAKVVRAKDKEIDAIEAEVEKLAVRVIALRAPMADDLREVVAALKIAAVVERIGDYAKNIAKRVPLVHTPGAGRIEAISLLPAMAQMASEMVHDVLDAFSARDAEAAIRVSERDNRLDDFYDSIFRTLVTYMVENPRTVSEVAHLLFVAKNIERIGDHATNVAEMVYFAATGNYLADRDTETAEN, encoded by the coding sequence ATGGCGACCGGCCACGAACATACCGTCAAGGCGTTTGACGAGGATATCAAGCATCTGCGCGCGCTGATCTCGCAGATGGGCGGGCTGGCGGAACAGGCGATTTCCGATGCCATGACCGCGCTTCAGAGGGGCGATACCAGCCTGGCGAAGGTGGTTCGCGCCAAGGACAAGGAGATCGACGCGATCGAGGCCGAGGTCGAGAAGCTCGCGGTCCGCGTCATTGCGCTGCGCGCACCGATGGCCGACGATCTGCGCGAAGTGGTCGCCGCGCTGAAGATCGCCGCCGTGGTGGAACGGATTGGCGATTATGCCAAGAACATCGCAAAGCGCGTGCCGCTGGTCCACACGCCCGGTGCCGGTCGGATCGAGGCGATTTCGCTGCTCCCTGCCATGGCGCAGATGGCGAGCGAAATGGTCCACGACGTGCTCGACGCCTTTTCCGCACGCGATGCCGAAGCCGCGATCCGTGTGTCCGAACGCGACAACCGGCTCGACGATTTCTACGACAGCATCTTCCGCACCCTGGTGACCTATATGGTCGAGAATCCGCGCACCGTCAGTGAAGTCGCCCACCTGCTGTTCGTCGCCAAGAATATCGAGCGGATCGGCGATCACGCCACCAATGTCGCCGAAATGGTCTATTTCGCCGCGACCGGCAATTATCTCGCCGACCGCGACACAGAGACGGCGGAGAATTGA
- a CDS encoding SDR family NAD(P)-dependent oxidoreductase yields the protein MSIRFDDRVAIVTGAGGGLGRAYALELARRGAKVVVNDLGGTRDGSGHSDAALKVVEAIEAAGGTAMSNGGSVTDYAQMQEMVARTVEKWGGVHILINNAGVLRDKSFAKMEPEDFRFVVDVHLNGSANVTKAVWDGMREQNYGRILMTASSTGLYGNFGQANYGAAKLGLAGLTKTLYLEGAKYNIRVNTLAPTAGTRMTEDIFPEAAFKAFTPESVAPAALFLVSEDAPTNMIVGAGAGVFQAAYVTLTNGVRLQGDDLSPEGIAANWSAITDRTGEIVPKSGGEQAMTIMTKLQG from the coding sequence GTGTCCATTCGCTTCGACGACCGTGTTGCCATTGTTACCGGGGCCGGCGGCGGCCTGGGCCGTGCCTATGCACTCGAACTGGCCCGGCGCGGGGCGAAGGTGGTCGTCAACGACCTTGGCGGTACGCGCGACGGTTCGGGCCATTCCGATGCCGCGCTGAAGGTGGTCGAAGCGATCGAGGCGGCGGGCGGCACGGCGATGTCGAACGGCGGCAGCGTCACCGACTATGCCCAGATGCAGGAAATGGTCGCCCGCACGGTCGAGAAATGGGGCGGCGTCCATATCCTCATCAACAATGCCGGCGTGCTGCGCGACAAGAGCTTCGCCAAGATGGAGCCGGAGGATTTCCGCTTCGTCGTCGACGTCCATTTGAACGGCTCGGCCAATGTGACCAAGGCGGTGTGGGACGGGATGCGCGAGCAGAATTACGGCCGAATCCTGATGACGGCATCCTCGACCGGGCTGTACGGCAATTTCGGCCAGGCCAATTACGGTGCCGCCAAGCTGGGCCTCGCGGGTCTGACCAAGACGCTGTATCTGGAGGGCGCGAAGTATAATATTCGCGTCAACACCCTCGCCCCCACCGCTGGCACGCGAATGACCGAAGACATTTTCCCCGAAGCCGCATTCAAGGCATTCACGCCGGAGAGCGTCGCCCCCGCCGCGCTGTTTCTGGTCAGCGAGGATGCGCCAACCAACATGATCGTCGGTGCGGGTGCGGGCGTGTTCCAGGCCGCCTATGTCACGTTGACCAACGGCGTCCGCTTACAGGGCGACGATCTTTCGCCCGAAGGCATTGCGGCGAACTGGAGCGCGATCACGGATCGCACCGGGGAGATCGTGCCGAAGTCCGGTGGCGAACAGGCGATGACAATCATGACGAAGCTTCAGGGCTGA